The following are encoded in a window of Flavobacteriales bacterium genomic DNA:
- the pdhA gene encoding pyruvate dehydrogenase (acetyl-transferring) E1 component subunit alpha: protein MSTKTATAKTGSKKPDGRAQDRSFGKDTYLRWFKDMILMRRFEEKCGQLYTMQKFGGFCHLYIGQEAVLAGMVTAIRPSDRIITGYRDHCHPLALGESPNHVMAELYGKITGTSKGKGGSMHYFDKARNLFGGHGIVGGQIGLGAGIAFADKYRGEDHVTLCMMGDGAVRQGILHETFNMAMTWKLPVIFIIENNNYAMGTSVERTSNVHDLSTIGESYDMPGRSVNGMRCEDVHLAIAEACEHVRAGNGPVLLDIRTYRYKGHSMSDPQKYRTKEEVESYKQQDPIEQVRAALMENKWATEKELDAIDADAKKAVEASVKFAEESPAPPEEELHIDVYKQGDYPFLKD, encoded by the coding sequence ATGAGCACCAAGACCGCCACGGCCAAGACGGGATCGAAGAAGCCGGACGGCCGCGCCCAAGACCGTTCCTTCGGCAAGGACACCTACCTGCGCTGGTTCAAGGACATGATCCTCATGCGCCGCTTCGAGGAGAAGTGCGGTCAACTCTACACCATGCAGAAGTTCGGTGGATTCTGCCACCTCTACATCGGGCAGGAGGCCGTGCTGGCCGGCATGGTCACCGCCATCCGGCCATCGGACCGCATCATCACCGGCTATCGCGACCATTGCCACCCGCTCGCCCTGGGCGAATCGCCGAACCATGTGATGGCCGAACTCTATGGCAAGATCACCGGTACCAGCAAGGGCAAGGGCGGCAGTATGCACTACTTCGACAAGGCCCGCAACCTCTTCGGCGGCCACGGCATCGTCGGCGGGCAGATCGGCCTGGGCGCCGGTATCGCTTTCGCCGACAAATACCGCGGCGAGGACCATGTCACCCTCTGCATGATGGGCGACGGTGCTGTGCGCCAGGGCATCCTGCATGAGACCTTCAACATGGCCATGACCTGGAAGCTCCCGGTCATTTTCATCATCGAGAACAACAACTACGCGATGGGCACCAGCGTGGAGCGCACCAGCAACGTGCACGACCTCAGCACCATCGGCGAGAGCTACGACATGCCCGGCCGCTCGGTGAACGGCATGCGCTGCGAGGATGTGCATCTCGCCATCGCCGAGGCCTGTGAGCATGTGCGCGCCGGGAACGGTCCTGTCCTGCTGGACATCCGCACCTACCGCTACAAGGGTCACAGCATGAGCGACCCCCAGAAGTACCGCACCAAGGAAGAGGTTGAGAGCTACAAGCAGCAGGACCCCATCGAGCAGGTGCGTGCAGCGCTGATGGAGAACAAATGGGCCACGGAGAAGGAGCTCGACGCCATCGACGCCGACGCGAAAAAAGCTGTGGAAGCCTCTGTGAAGTTCGCCGAGGAAAGCCCCGCACCGCCGGAAGAGGAACTCCACATCGACGTGTACAAGCAGGGTGATTACCCTTTTCTGAAGGACTGA
- a CDS encoding cytidine deaminase, translating into MAKEERFEVRCTVTELDELSAGDRELVQRAGQAALGAYARYSHFRVGAALRLHSGEIVAGSNQENASFPAGICAERTALHAAMAAHPQGLVEAMAIVVPDAPQGRPVSPCGICRQALAEQESRQHGPVRLIMAAQNGPIHVLERAGDLLPWSFDASFLKS; encoded by the coding sequence ATGGCGAAAGAGGAGCGATTCGAGGTACGATGCACGGTCACCGAACTTGACGAGCTGTCCGCAGGCGACCGCGAGCTCGTGCAACGCGCCGGCCAGGCCGCCTTGGGTGCCTACGCCCGATACTCGCACTTCCGCGTGGGTGCGGCGTTGCGGCTTCACAGTGGCGAGATCGTGGCTGGCAGCAACCAGGAGAACGCCTCCTTTCCGGCAGGCATCTGCGCCGAACGCACCGCCCTGCATGCCGCCATGGCAGCGCATCCACAGGGCTTGGTGGAGGCCATGGCCATCGTGGTACCCGATGCGCCGCAGGGCCGCCCCGTGTCCCCTTGCGGCATTTGCCGCCAAGCCCTGGCGGAGCAGGAGTCCAGACAGCATGGTCCTGTGCGCTTGATCATGGCCGCACAAAATGGCCCGATCCACGTGTTGGAGCGAGCGGGCGACCTCCTGCCTTGGTCCTTCGACGCCTCCTTCCTGAAGTCATAG